The sequence ttttctctaaaccACAGTATGAGGAAATGCTGTTCTACGGACTGATATACACAAGTTAAATCCACCGTTTCACATCACAGTGGGTTGATAAACAGCAGAAGAGGGCTTATGTTTCATTTCCTCGGCTCTTTAGCTAACAGTGTTCAAGCTTTTCATCTAATAATGGGCCTGGAGATGTGTTGGTCTTGAGTTAATCTGTGGTGATTTCCTGTATGAGAAGAATCTGATCGGTGTCATCTTCTCTGATTGTTCGCTTTCACTAAGTTTCTCATTCTCACTTCTGAAGTGATTCTAACATTTTTCTTCTGCTTTAAATTGCAATTGAATAGGTAttgctgtttatatttatatatacactaccattcaaaaggggtcggtaagatttttattaattttggaagaagtcatcaaggctgcatcaatttgattaaaaatacagtttaaaataactgttttttttttgtttttttttttaatacattttgaaaatgtaatatattccagtgatgaatttttagcagccatgactctagttttcagtgtcacatgatccttcagaaattattctcaaatgctaatttggtgctcagaaAAGATATTATATgattatcaatcttgaaaatgttcaaaaaaatcgctgctgaatgtttttgtggaaaccgagGCAATTTCTTCAGGATTTTTCAATGAATAGAAAGCAGATGAGCAttgatttgaaacagaaatctttgtaatattataaatgtcttgattacaattttttttttatgtccttgctgaataaaagtatttgtattcaaatgaataaaagtgtttcaaaaaaatcttactgaccccaaatttttgaatagtagtgtgtgtatatatataaaaatatttagaatgtaattacatttttttttttttacttctctttcATCATATGTGTCTCATTTCATCCTCAGCCGCCTCCCATTGTCATGGAACAAATCAGCTGTACTCAAACCCCAGGACCGTCCACAGATGAACCCCAGTCCAATCCCGCAGTCCCAATCTCTGAAACGACCAATCAGTGTGAGGACCCTCCTCCACCAGCACAAGAGCAAGTTCCGCATCTTACAGATGCATCTACTACATAAAGACAAAAGACTCGAAGGAtgctactttctttttctttttttgaagtcAGTTATATATCTGACCATATATGTAATAGACTTGAGCAGTATGAACATCTCAGTGCACTTGTTTTAAGCCTTTGAAATTGTACAGTCCTTTGAAATCGAAGGAGACACAACAACATCTGCTGTGCTACAGCCAACTTGCTTCACGTTTGATGGCATTAGGAGGGCACTGAATGGATCGCTTTTATCTTCTTCACAAGGATCTCAACtcaactgtgttttatttttgttctcccTCCTTGTTTTTTGTAAATTAGCATTCTCtcagtaaatgaaacaaagtgCAGCTAGACATTTGAAAACAAATGTCAAGAAAATTCTATACAGCTcacttaaaatattactatttggCTTCCAGTTGATAATGCATTACTGATGGGTTGTGTCCTTGTCACATCACATCCTTTAAAATACGGTGCTACTAAGGGTCAAATGAACCAAATGCTTTGGGAATAATGATTTATTCGTTTCATCCTGAGTTTTAAGATACAAATGCTGTGGGCTGATAAGATTGTTAAGCATTTATATCACGATACACTGTATAAATAAGAGCAGTACTGTTATACGACgcataatttaacaaaaacttcCCTATTGGTTTGGGATGTGATTTCAGCTTTTGTTGCAGTGAAATAGATCATATTCATATGCTCATGGTTTACTGAAAGCAGTGTATTTGGAATGTGCTGTTTACTTTATGGAAGGGATGTTtgagatttcaaaataaaaagcaaacatttttaaaagaagtgcAGTTTTTAAGAACAGTTTCCTGCCTAACTATTGAATGACAGTCCTTTTGTCTCATAGTAGGATTTTTGTATTCATGGtactttttaaagttgtttttcagTGTAAAGCGCTGATATTATTTTCTCTGTATGATCGAACAGTTTTAAGTTATAGTACATCAGGTTTATTTATGAAGTTTCTGTGGCACTGTTGTCTCATTGAAATCTGTTTGACTTGCCTAcagcatattttgtttttattgggcCAGTGTGATCATGCAGAATAATACGGACAAGTTGTAATCCAgatattttgtctgtttattaATACTCCTGATGTCTGGAGGTCATGTGTCATGGATCTTCAGTCATGTATGCTAAAGCTCTCAATTAGAGATCAACATATGCAGTAAAAGTGTGATTTTGAAAAGTTATTGAAGAGTGcacatattaaaggaataatgcATTATGTTATGTGAACTACTGTTGTGTATTAATGTATGATCACTTGAGAAATATTTAGGAGGTTTACTGGCAAAAATGCATTGTAATATAATGTATTGTGTCATGAGTTCTTTGCATTTTCCTCCCACATTAAAAGGTTAGCGGTAATGTAGTATAATTGTGGGTTAAATGTTCTCAAATTATGAGTCATAGTGGTTGTGACCTCGAAATGATACTTCCTGGATTATGGTTACACCACCAGAGTGCTTGATTCATTCTTTCATCTGGTTCACTGGACTCACTTCTAACTCCAGGCTATCGTTGAATTGTATGACCAAACTAAACCCACcccacatttttatattgtatgaaCTATTGTGTGAAAAATGAGCCATTCTGAAGTAGTCATAAGTGGAGGGCAGAGAGATGATGAACAAAAGAATTTACACTTGTAGAAGAGGTTAAGAGGTCGTTAAGCCTTGGGCAAGAGagctctttttttaatgaacagaagCTGAATGAACAGCAATTTCAGAGGACGAAAAAAATGATTCTTCTGATCTATGGTTACTGGATGGATCTTATGCAGTAAATTATCACTTTTTTTAGGCGAACTAGCCACCGATCTTTTTGTGAATAATGACAAACAACGTGAAGTAAAAGAGTATTCAGgttttgtttgttcatgtaaCAGAGTAAATGACAAGCACCAGTACTCCTTGAGAGAACCAAAGAAGCTGTATTTCTTCTGCACTATTTACAATGTTCATTTCTACTTAAGACAGTGTATTTTCTCAGAATAAAACAAcgtatgaaataaaaataataatccaacAGAATTGTGCAAcatgaatttagaaaaaaaatttaaaatgaaaagcagtGGTACCTTTGACATTTAGTAGTGATGAGAAGTATCCCCAACTCATGAAGAAAAAGAAGGCTATTTTTTCctaaaacactacaaaattatTGCTCAAATATAACATCATTTTCCAGTTAACAGAAGCAAACAATGTAAAAGATCCCACGATCTGTGCAGAAACTGGAGAAAAACtccaaaaataaatttacacaacGCATTCCATACATTAAATAGGTCAACACAGAGAAGCTAGAAACTGGAGAAAAACtccaaaaataaatttacacaacGCATTCCATACATTGTGTAGTTGATGGgtactgtgtgtgttttgattgtggTTGTGTTTCCTGGTGATGTTTCCTGAATGAGAGGGTCCGGAGTTGGATAACTTCTCTGGATGCGTATGAATGGTGAAATGACTAAAACAGTGCTGCTTTGAAGTAATATGAAGTTACAGAGTGTCCAAagaaaataaatggcaaaataaatgataattcactaccccaaaaataattaaaatcatttaccaccccaaaaaaaatcatacaggtttgaattaaaatgagggtgagcaaactgaattaaatttctaggcgtactatccctttaaacaaagaaaaaaaaaaaaaaaaaactttttaatcagAAACATGGACCAATCCCAAGAAAGAAAGAAGCTTAACTTAAGGTGAGACACAGAATCACCTGGAGAATTACCTGGATGGAGCTGGTGGGGACTGTTGGATCTCATGGCTCTTAAACTGCCTCCTTCCTTCCCTGAAACTTTGATGGGAAGTAACTGAGATACCTCTATGCCAgctaaaagtgtaaaaaaaagactttcaagttaaattaaattcacCTAAATCTTACTGATAGCTTTTACCAGTGCCCACAAAACAACATCAGCTCACAGACTAATGTAATGGAGTTAGTAAAACAGTTCATACCTGCGCTCTTGGTGCGCTGGTGGGAGTTCCTGGGCTTGCTGTGCTTCTCTTTGCCTTTAGGTTGGGCAGCCAGCTTGGTGGGGATCTTCTGTTGGACAGAGCTGGCTTTGTGGTATTGGTTGGTGGTGCTAAAGAGGTGGATGGGCACTTCGGGTTTAACAGAAAGGTTGGCGATGCTCTCCTTGCGTGGCGGTACCAGAGGAGGCCTCTCATCGAAGTCGGGAGTAACCACATTCAAAATGGGGTAAGGTGGAGGTAGCTAGAAAGAAAGGCAAGTTTATGCGTGTACACATATTAggtattttaattgtgatttgtACTATTTCGTCTCTCATTATACCGGTATCTGTTCATTCTCCATGGGAAAGGTTGCAGTGTTTAGAACATTCTCATTCTTCTTATACTTCTTCTCCAGCTGTTCCAGCCTTTCTCTGTCCTTCTCCAGCTTCTCTCGTTCCTTCTCCACCTTTTCTCTATCTTTCTGCACAGAGCGCATTGAGTCTCTGAGGCGCTCCAGATCCTTCTGGTATTCTGATTTACACCTGGCCAGTTCCTGTTTATCCTCTGCCAGCTTTTTCTCCTGTTTGCTGCATTCCAGCTCTCTGTCCCTCAGCTCCATCTCCCTGACCTCCGCCTGCACCCTCTGCTGCTCTCTTTCCTGCTCCCATTGCACCTGCTCCTGTCGGTGCTGATTCTGGAGCCGCTGGAAGTTGGCCAGCTCTTCACGCTGCTTTTCCATGTTCCGTTGCTTTTCCTTCTCCAGGAGAGTATTTCCCCGGGGTCGGGACATCAGCTCCTCAATCGTGGCGCGCTGTACCTCTATGTGGCTCTCTAGCTGCTGGAAGATGGACTGAGGAGGGAAGGCGTGGAGTGATTTGCTTTTATGTGGTTGTGtatttgatttaacatttatttatgttttatttttttcattttataaattaattattttgacttaagtgtttaatgttttttgtttttattaaaggtaaaaatgcccataaaaggtaaaaatctatttaaacttacATGAAGACTAATTTCTGTTAACTGATGTGAACTGACCACATAgaatgaagaatatcaaaaactgcAGCTGTCCATGGTAGTCAGAAATCAActcaataacacactcagcaaaatattgtctaattatcgttatcgaaaatatagagatttttttttcaacatcgcACACCcctacaaaacacaaaacaaaactccTCAGAAGTTTTGGGTAAAAGCGACTTTATTCCAAACTAACACAGAGTAATCAAATGTTAAATCTCACCTCTGCTTTAGGAAAGTATGAAGGATATGCACTACAGCTTCGTGGAACTATCTCCTTATCTGCCTGAAGGGTCAAAAGCAAGAACATACATTCTGGTTTACAGTCTAGTACCACTGCAAAAAATAACAAGTATGATACTTTAGTGTCAGCTCACCGACAGCTCCAGGTTTTCATCAGGGTCCGAGTTGGCCCACTGACTTCTGTCTCTCCGTCTTTCCATTAAACTCCCAATACCATCTGCAAACAAGTCCATTAGTCAATGGGAATGAATATGTGACTACTACACTAGTGTCACAAAAAAAGTTGAAAGCTTCTCTTACTTCCTGGCTGCATGCAGGCATCACTGTCAAAGCCTGTGAAAGAACCCGGTCTCTTGGATAGTGGGACCAGATCCATCCCCTCACCAAATGGAGTTTGCCCCTGCTCACATGTTATCAGCATGTTCTGGAAAATCTCCACTGAAGAAAGATTGAAAAGATTACAAATCAACCAAGCTTTAGTATTCAAATACACCACATTAATCTAATATACAGATAAGCAGATGTATATATGTGTGAAAAATACTATATAAGgtgttaaaaaaaagacacagtgGAGCAGATCATTTcctattctgtttttatttgagctCCTTAAGATGAGATGAGACGTTACACCTAGGAATGTTTGCATGCCATTTCATGTCACTAACTTTTTATTACTAGAACGGAAGGATGGCGTTTAATGAATTAACTTCAAAAAGGTAACAgcaatacaaaatttttggtcaatTTTATCAATTTATCAATACATCAATTTTCGGTAACCATTgtataatagcaataatattaCTGCCTAAGATAATATAGaaataagatgaaataaaaataaaccaagcCTATACTCTATTCAATAGAGCTGTACTTTTATACTATAAAATAGCAATACTAAATATAAACTAGGACTGGACGATTAATCGAAAAGAAATCGAAACCAAAATTCAGAACCTCTAACCGACGTAATTTTCCCAAGTCGGTTATTTAATCCTATTAATACTTTCCACTAAAAAACATACTACTGCATCGGTGCTATACGGATGTGAATGACTGTTGCACACGTGTGTTTTGCAGCGTCTCGCACGTGAGTGGCGTGTTAAAAGAATTTAATCATTTACACGCAGCGCGACTCATCAgtgtcagttccaaaacagtggaTCAATCAGAAGAGCCTGGAGGCAGGGCAAGCATTGCGAGCATTTGTTTACAGTAGCAGGTTGACATAACACAAGGGGGTAGGCATTCTGCTCTGTGCTTTTTTTAAACCATCCCTGAGCGCTGCGTCTTGCGGTTTTAGACACAAAGACGTGTTTTGTGGGAACGGCCAGTTAGAACCTAGCATAAATACACATGTGAGACccgggaccacaaaaccagtcttaaatgtcaatttttcgaaattgagatttatacatcatatgaaagctgaataaatgagctttcctttgatgtatggtttattaggatctgaaaaatattatataaggccgagatacaactatttgaaaatctggaatctgagggtgcaaaaaaaaaaaaaaaaaaaatactgagaaaattccCTTTGAAATTTTCTAAAttagttcttagcaatgcatattactaatcaaaaattaagttttgatatatttatgttaggaaatttacaaaatatcttcatggaacctgatctttatttaatgtcctaatgatttttggcataaaagaaaaattgataattttgacccatacaatgttttttttggctattgctacaaatataccccagttaagactggttttgtggtccagggtcacatatagggTGACAGGACAAGATCAATGAGATCAGCAGACAGCAGTGTTCTATTTGCatacattcattatttaaaacatttgtttaaaggaGATGCAAGTTATTATTTTCTACTTTTcacattgcattatttaaaataatagccTATTAATTTATAAGAGATATAagtttttttctacttttcacatgacaatatttaaaatgtatttcatttgcaAGAGATGCaggttattttttacttttgacatgacaatattaatttatttagtttgcaaaaaatgaaagttattttctgttttttttttttttttttttttttttttttaggaaacttGCTTTTTTCAATGAGACTGAAATGTGACTTTTTTCATAAAACGTTTTCATTTCAAGCAAGCTTTGATTTCAGTTGTTcaaaatattcaacaaataaCCATAAATAGTTTGTTTCcttctattattttaaaatgataagaaATGCGCTccttcatcagaaaaaaaaaatcccacatttATTAGTGGAGTATTTTTACACTACAACCATTAAATGAACTATGAgggcaaaaaatttaattaataaataatcgtTAAATAATCGAAATTGAGGTAAAGTGTTCAATTAATCGAGGTATTTCATTCTAAgtcaatatataaacacaattttcCTTTTCTACTAAGCAGTGGAAGTCTCACCATCTTTTACGGCTTCAGCAAGGAGTTGTTCTCCCTGCAGGGGCTCTGCAACAATCCCACGCAGCAAATGGCGTTCACTCTGTGAGATGTCTGTAACACCTATCCCATAGGCCGTGAAGCTGGAGAATAAACTCTGCTTCTCTGTAAGGAGCTGCTCTATCAAGGCATCACACATACAAAGCTCCCCTACTCAGAAAACACCATTCAAAAAAGAAAGGACAATGTTAAATGTGACAACAGCCCATAGCAGACAAAGGAAGACTGAAATCATAGATACAGATAAAGAAATATGCATGTTACTTTGAAAGTTCCAGATCCTCTCAGGCAGTTCTTCTGGCTCCTCCTTCTCCTCTTCAGGACATCTGAAACAAAACCAGAAAACTGTTGTTAGAAATAATCcctgaaaaattatataatactactcagattttatttaatcaaacaattttaacaaaccttaaggggaaaaaaaaaatgttaaatgttacaaaaatccAGTTTAATGTGCAAGAACTATTGTGAAAGTAAAGTgagagtaaatacatttataaagtaaGATTATAATCAGTGCTGTCaagtgattaatcgcgattaattgcatccaaaataaaagtttttttttttttttacataatgtgtgtgtacggtgtatatttattttgtatatataaataaacaaacgcaTGTATATGtttaaggaaaatattttatgttttaggggTGCTCCAACTGATCGGCTACCAATCACTATCGGCCGATAATCACAttgggatgattgatcggcgGTCTCTAAAAAGGCTAATCTCAAAAAACTGATCTCAAGCTGATGAGGCTGCCGTGAGAGGTTCCTGGAGACCGTGTGTTCATGCACACTCACAGCACATACACATAATGCCAGGTTCACATTACCCCATTTGAAGTGCGTATGTGGTGCGTATTTTTTCTGCACTCATGATAACAGGTTAAAGTGTTCACTGCACATGGTTGCGGTCCGGCAGCGCACTCCAGGAATGGTGCGTCTGCTGTAGTGCAGAGATCGTTTCCGCATGGAGTCTATTGCTGTGCTGCAAGTGCTGTATTAAAGTAACAGCACATTGTTTGCAGTAAATaagaacatggattgacacgaaacattgtattactgtactgtgtaataaaaaaaaaaaagaattgcaatgcTGAAAAGGCATTTTCAGTGACagtgtttggatttgaaatcaaaataatggataaatgttgtgtttgtggtaaacagccaagGTTCAGTAGTGGACTCTTGCGTGAAAACACAGTCTGTGCTGCTTCCCCTCTCACaagtcacctaagaggggaattgccccattttcaaaaatgaaattcaggccctgaataaatgtctaaaaatcctgattggagtatcattataaataattattaattataaaaagaaggctttaaaaagattgcTATCAgtgatcggtatcggcagatactgctttctgtgatcggcctcaaaaatcctaatcggagcacccctattatattaaatatatttataaacaatagaaataagaacagaaatatatacacatgtaaatatttgcatatacagaaatatacacagtacacatacgtATATTATGtaaccaaaatttattttgaatgcgatttaACGTTTGACAGAGctaataataagatttttaagaaatacgtgatttctatttcaaagaaatgattttgaactttctattcatcaaagaaacctgaaaaaaactgatcacggtttccacaaaaatattaaataggaCAACTGTTTCAAACATTGATAAGAAATAGTAAAATttctgaatattactgtttttatcaaataaaggtGGTGCAAATCAGAGACTTCAAAACAAATGTTACCATCTTAAccaaatattttaactttagtttattaaaaaaagaataataaaatgtttatgaaacGCACCGTTCCACAGCCTTCCAGATTTGGTCTCTCCAGGTTTTGCGCTCCTCTCCGGAGGAGGTGTGAAACTCATACATTCCTGGATTGTCTGAGGAGGCTGAGATCAGAAATAAGGCCTTCTCATCGTGAGCCACTTCACGCACGATAAGCTTCAGCAGTGAGATCACCGCAGGCTTGCCATCCTACAGGAGCACGTAAGGCAGCTGACATTTAATGAGAATGACAACTGTAAACTAGACATAAACAACATGCCAAATTACATTCTGCTCACCAGAGAGGCAAAGGTAAGTCGCTGATCTTTCTCCagtaacagcaacaaaacatcCGACAACAGCAAGACAAGGACATCTAAAGACATATAAGAGAAATACTGAAATGTCAGTCAGCTATCAAATGAGCAAAGAAAAATTACAGGGGCCGGTTGCAGCAGCTGGACATACAGTACACCCGTTTGTAAGTAAAACACACAATGTTAcataaagtcacagttacctCAGGAAAGACATTAATTGCCTACATAATCTCGATAGAGAGAAGCATTGTATTACATTCATTATATATTACTTAACCTGCCgccttcatttttaatgtttgtttgaagTAATCTGTCATGGGAATGTGCAGGGAGGGAAAAACACGGActtgttagaaaatgtttattttacttaacCTTGATTAAATTAAGGAACTTGTTATGATGTCTTGAGCAATTCAGTTTTATATTAGTAGTTGTAGCCATTACAGTGTGAATGTAATTTTAGCTATCACTGCGGAAAAATGCATCAGCATGGACGCATAAAGTCTACGGAAGGTGTACTTGCACCTGATCGTAGTTTTACTTGGTGCAAcaggtgtaaatatttatttctaaagttgGATGTTGCAAAGCCCAGCTTAAGGCTTACACCCAGCTTTTTTACGTCTAGCTGGTGCAACCTGTCCCCTAATTACAGGAGAAACAAAGCACGTGGTCTACAGCATAAGAATCCAAGCTGATGAGAAACaagatgaaaatgcaaattaaactataatgttttaatcattttctaTTAAGTCCATGATACATCTGTTATTGGTATAATGGTCACCTTTGCTTTTGTTAGACGTTAGCCTCCAGTTGAGAACACCCTCATGAAGCAGCCTCCTCTCGCCCTGCAGCATGTCCTCTCTGCGGAACACTCTCCCGTGGGTCGTCTTGACCTGGGACTTGGGCTCCAGCTTACTGCTCAAGTCCCTCAGCCGTGCCGCTTTCTCAAACTCATCAACGTGGGTATTTACGTTTGAGATAGTGTCTTTCAGCAGTACCAGACCGTGTACCAGGTTCC is a genomic window of Cyprinus carpio isolate SPL01 chromosome B2, ASM1834038v1, whole genome shotgun sequence containing:
- the LOC109078619 gene encoding rho guanine nucleotide exchange factor 18-like; this translates as MEEIDSVRFKPLLEDSNVPSTYSADTINIDDGRYNALREDLEADARDFEAPTWSSTVDQQYLKEYSKEDIKRQDVIHELIQTEINHVRTLKVVLGVYVRELRETLQMDEMQLERLFPQVDNLLQMHQLFLNRLKQRRIDSLEPGSTQNYCIHSIGDIFIAQFSGEIRDRLQYCYGVFCSHHTDAVNFFKDLMQNSKKFQNFIRKICQLSIVRRLGIPEIILLITQRITKYPVLFEHVIKYTEVDSEEHRNLVHGLVLLKDTISNVNTHVDEFEKAARLRDLSSKLEPKSQVKTTHGRVFRREDMLQGERRLLHEGVLNWRLTSNKSKDVLVLLLSDVLLLLLEKDQRLTFASLDGKPAVISLLKLIVREVAHDEKALFLISASSDNPGMYEFHTSSGEERKTWRDQIWKAVERCPEEEKEEPEELPERIWNFQRELCMCDALIEQLLTEKQSLFSSFTAYGIGVTDISQSERHLLRGIVAEPLQGEQLLAEAVKDVEIFQNMLITCEQGQTPFGEGMDLVPLSKRPGSFTGFDSDACMQPGNGIGSLMERRRDRSQWANSDPDENLELSADKEIVPRSCSAYPSYFPKAEGKSLHAFPPQSIFQQLESHIEVQRATIEELMSRPRGNTLLEKEKQRNMEKQREELANFQRLQNQHRQEQVQWEQEREQQRVQAEVREMELRDRELECSKQEKKLAEDKQELARCKSEYQKDLERLRDSMRSVQKDREKVEKEREKLEKDRERLEQLEKKYKKNENVLNTATFPMENEQIPLPPPYPILNVVTPDFDERPPLVPPRKESIANLSVKPEVPIHLFSTTNQYHKASSVQQKIPTKLAAQPKGKEKHSKPRNSHQRTKSAAGIEVSQLLPIKVSGKEGGSLRAMRSNSPHQLHPTIHTHPEKLSNSGPSHSGNITRKHNHNQNTHSTHQLHNVWNALCKFIFGVFLQFLASLC